From the Paenibacillus sp. FSL H8-0548 genome, one window contains:
- a CDS encoding bifunctional aldolase/short-chain dehydrogenase: protein MVQSLWENEKASQLEGGLAELVYRSNIIGTDRRVCNFGGGNTSSKTTVKDFRGRDVEVMYVKGSGSDLASMKAGNFTGLRMDDIRPLFERSEMPDEEMVAYLVNCMIDSKHPRASIETLLHAFLPFKHVDHTHPDSIISLCCADNGKALAKEIFGDRFVWVPYVRPGFNLSKMIAEGVLANPNAELVLMEKHGLVTWGETSEECYAQTIKIISEAEAFIESRFDEASLFGGVKYEVLDADARRSVAAQVMPTIRGAVSDAKKMILTFDDEADVLAFVSGQDSPQLSQVGAACPDHLVHTKVVPLFIDWTPNAEDIDGLKAKLTEGIAAYKEQYKAYFDRNKNEGDIMFEAAPRVILIPGIGMINTGKSWAMAQVSGALYHRAIAVMRGATALGDFVSLSENESYNVEYWPLELYKLSLAPAETEFSRKVAFITGGAGGIGSETARRLVSEGAHVVLADLNLEGAQKVAAEINEQYGDNRATAVKMDVTSEEQVVAAYAATALAYGGVDIIINNAGLATSSPFDETSLKEWNLNMNVLGTGYFLVAREAFKLMKQQSIGGNMVFIGSKNSIYAGKNASAYSSVKALEAHLARCIASEGGEFGIRVNTILPDAILQGSAIWNGSWRNERAAAYGIEPDQLEEHYRKRTTLLVNIYPRDIAEGIAFFASSKSDKTTGCMLTIDGGVPAAFTR, encoded by the coding sequence ATGGTACAGAGTTTATGGGAAAACGAAAAAGCATCACAGCTTGAAGGCGGACTAGCAGAGCTTGTCTACCGCTCCAACATTATTGGTACAGATCGTCGGGTTTGTAATTTTGGCGGCGGCAACACATCGAGCAAAACAACCGTTAAGGATTTTCGCGGCCGTGACGTTGAAGTGATGTATGTGAAGGGCAGCGGCTCGGACCTTGCATCGATGAAGGCGGGCAACTTCACAGGTCTTCGCATGGATGATATTCGTCCTTTGTTCGAACGCTCTGAAATGCCTGATGAGGAAATGGTTGCTTACCTCGTCAACTGTATGATCGATTCGAAGCACCCGCGCGCGTCTATTGAAACGCTGCTGCATGCTTTCCTTCCATTTAAACATGTGGATCATACACACCCGGATTCTATTATTAGCCTCTGCTGTGCAGATAACGGCAAAGCGCTTGCGAAGGAAATTTTCGGCGACCGCTTCGTATGGGTTCCTTATGTTCGTCCTGGTTTTAATCTATCCAAAATGATCGCAGAGGGCGTTCTTGCTAATCCGAATGCAGAACTCGTGCTTATGGAGAAGCATGGTCTTGTTACTTGGGGTGAAACAAGCGAAGAGTGCTACGCACAAACGATCAAAATCATTTCTGAAGCGGAAGCATTTATTGAATCCCGTTTTGACGAAGCGTCTTTGTTTGGCGGCGTAAAATATGAAGTGCTTGATGCTGACGCTCGCAGAAGCGTTGCTGCACAAGTAATGCCAACGATTCGCGGCGCAGTAAGCGATGCGAAAAAAATGATTTTGACCTTTGATGATGAAGCGGATGTGCTTGCATTCGTCAGCGGACAAGATTCCCCGCAGCTGTCCCAGGTTGGCGCAGCTTGCCCGGATCATTTGGTACACACGAAAGTTGTTCCATTATTTATTGACTGGACGCCTAATGCAGAGGATATCGATGGCTTGAAAGCGAAGCTAACTGAAGGTATCGCTGCTTATAAAGAGCAATATAAAGCCTATTTTGATCGCAACAAAAACGAAGGTGACATCATGTTTGAAGCAGCGCCTCGTGTTATTCTAATTCCAGGTATCGGCATGATTAATACAGGCAAGAGCTGGGCTATGGCACAGGTAAGCGGCGCGCTTTATCACCGTGCAATCGCGGTTATGCGCGGTGCAACAGCACTTGGCGATTTCGTATCGCTTAGCGAGAATGAGTCATACAACGTGGAATATTGGCCGCTTGAGCTTTACAAATTGTCACTTGCTCCAGCTGAAACTGAGTTCTCACGCAAGGTTGCCTTCATTACTGGCGGCGCTGGCGGTATCGGAAGCGAAACAGCACGCCGTTTAGTATCTGAAGGCGCACATGTTGTGCTTGCTGACCTTAATCTTGAAGGCGCACAGAAGGTTGCTGCAGAAATTAATGAGCAATACGGCGATAACCGTGCAACAGCTGTGAAAATGGACGTAACGAGCGAGGAGCAGGTGGTTGCTGCTTATGCGGCTACGGCACTTGCCTACGGTGGTGTAGATATTATCATCAACAATGCAGGTCTTGCGACTTCAAGCCCGTTCGATGAAACGTCGCTTAAAGAGTGGAACCTGAATATGAACGTGCTGGGTACGGGCTATTTCTTGGTAGCACGCGAAGCGTTCAAATTGATGAAGCAACAAAGCATCGGCGGCAATATGGTATTTATCGGCTCGAAAAACTCGATTTATGCAGGTAAAAATGCTTCTGCATACAGCTCGGTAAAAGCGCTTGAAGCACATCTAGCTCGCTGTATCGCAAGTGAAGGCGGCGAATTCGGTATTCGTGTAAACACGATTTTGCCGGATGCGATTTTGCAGGGATCGGCAATTTGGAACGGCAGCTGGCGCAATGAGCGTGCAGCAGCTTACGGTATTGAGCCGGATCAGCTCGAAGAGCATTACCGCAAACGTACGACGCTGCTCGTTAACATTTATCCGCGTGACATTGCTGAAGGAATCGCATTCTTCGCATCCTCCAAATCGGACAAAACGACTGGCTGTATGCTGACTATTGATGGCGGCGTTCCTGCTGCTTTCACACGCTAG
- a CDS encoding NAD(P)/FAD-dependent oxidoreductase: protein MIEDQLYDVTIVGGGPAGLYAAFYSGLREMKTKLIEFQPFLGGKVHLYPEKMIWDVGGMRPVSGEQLIEQMTEQALTFEPEVVLGEKVTSISKKEDGQFVLHTSSGQNHYSKTVILAVGYGIFQPTKLQIDGAERFEVSNLHYTVKSLARFKDKVVLISGGGNSAIDWAIELESIAKKVYLTYRKDMLNGHEAQVTLLRESSIECLFNVTIQRLVASEDHEHISTVVLHRQDTDAETELEVDEVIISHGYDRDRDLLDNSAMRIEMTDDGGVKGTPMSETSVEGLYATGDILHHEGKLHLIAGAFQDAANAVNRAKQYITPEAWAWGSVSSHNDLFAQKNRELLKHLYSK from the coding sequence ATGATTGAAGATCAATTATATGATGTAACGATAGTTGGTGGTGGCCCCGCAGGATTGTATGCTGCATTCTATAGCGGCTTGCGCGAGATGAAAACGAAGTTGATTGAATTTCAGCCTTTTCTCGGCGGTAAAGTACATCTGTATCCGGAAAAGATGATCTGGGATGTAGGCGGCATGCGTCCGGTCTCTGGTGAGCAGCTCATTGAGCAGATGACGGAGCAAGCATTAACATTCGAGCCTGAAGTTGTACTAGGCGAGAAGGTGACATCGATATCTAAAAAAGAAGACGGACAATTTGTGCTGCACACTTCGTCAGGTCAGAATCATTACTCGAAAACCGTTATTCTAGCCGTCGGCTACGGCATTTTTCAACCGACAAAGCTGCAAATTGACGGGGCAGAGCGATTCGAAGTTTCGAACTTGCATTATACGGTAAAATCGCTGGCCCGTTTTAAAGACAAAGTTGTTCTCATCTCGGGCGGAGGCAACTCGGCCATCGATTGGGCGATTGAGTTGGAATCAATAGCGAAAAAAGTGTATCTGACGTACAGGAAAGATATGTTGAACGGACATGAGGCTCAGGTGACGTTACTGCGTGAAAGCTCGATTGAATGCTTGTTCAACGTGACGATTCAGCGATTGGTTGCTTCCGAAGATCATGAGCATATTTCTACAGTTGTGCTGCATCGACAAGATACTGATGCCGAGACTGAATTGGAAGTTGATGAAGTTATTATCAGCCACGGTTACGATCGGGATCGGGATTTGCTGGATAATAGCGCGATGCGTATTGAGATGACTGATGATGGGGGAGTCAAGGGAACTCCAATGAGCGAAACATCTGTAGAAGGTTTATATGCTACCGGGGATATCTTGCACCATGAAGGGAAGCTGCACTTAATTGCCGGTGCCTTCCAGGATGCCGCAAATGCGGTAAACCGGGCCAAGCAGTATATTACGCCTGAAGCCTGGGCATGGGGATCAGTGTCATCCCACAACGATTTATTTGCCCAGAAAAATAGGGAACTACTGAAGCATTTATATTCAAAATAA